The Weissella confusa DNA window ATTGTTCTCCTTAAAATGCAATGACAGCAAAAAGCCATCCGTTACTAGTTAGTATACCAGTAACGGATGGCTTTTAAATAATTGATTGACAATTTTTAACGAATTTCGGCGCTAAATTGGTCAGCCAACGCAGCGGTAATGTTTTCAACAGCTGCGTTAATGTCTTCATCAACCAACGTCTTCTCAACGTCAACGAATGTCAATGCGTAAGCCAATGACTTCTTATCATCAGCCACGTTTTCACCCGTGTAAACGTCAAATAGTTCTACATCATGTAACAACTCACCACCGGCAACGACGATGGCAGCACGCAAATCAGCGGCTGGTACATCGCGATCAACCAAGATGGCCAAGTCACGAGAAACGGCTGGGAAGCGTGATACCACTTCATAACCGTCCTTCACCTTTGGCAAGTCGAAAATGGCATCCAAGTTCAACTCAAAGGCATACGTTTCGTTAACCTTGTAAGCCTTAGCCGTCAATGGGTGTACTTGACCGATAAATCCGATCAACGTCTCACCAACGTAGATGTCAGCCGTACGACCTGGGTGCATTTCAGCACGCTCAGTCGTTGGCACAAAGCGCACATCTTCAGCCAAAACGTAGTTAGCCAATAGACGCTCAACGATACCCTTCAAAGCGAAGAAGTCAGCCTTTTGTGCACCTTCTGCCCAAGTACGTGGCAAGACGTTGCCTGTGATAACACCGGCAACGTGCTCGATTTCGGCTGGCAATTGGTTGGCATCCCCATTAGAAACGAAGACACGACCTTGCTCATACAAAGCCACATCAGCCTGCTTACGAGCAACGTTGTACGCAACATCATCAAGCAAACCAGTCAACAAGCTACCACGCGTTTGTTGGCGATCTTGTGACATTGGGTAGTCCAATTGAATTGGTTGCCCATCGTGCATTTGGAAGTTGTTAGCCTTCTCAGGTGTCGTCAACACGTATGAAATCGCTTGGTTCAATCCCAAGCCTTCCAAGTCGTGGCGCGTTGCACGAATCAAGGCTTGCTTTGGCGTCAACTTACCTGGTGTCGTTTCACCAGTTGGCAACGTTGCTGGCAAGTTGTCGTAACCGTACAAACGGGCGATTTCTTCGACCAAGTCAGCTTCAATCGTGATGTCCCAACGACGGGCTGGTACAGTCACAGTGAATTCACCGTCGTTCAACTCGTAGTCGAAGAACAAGCGATCAAAGATAGCTGAGATTTCAGCATCCGTGATTTCCGTTCCCAATACGTGGTTAACGTGAGCAGTCGTCACCTTAACAACTGGTGCTTCGTACTCAAAGTCTTGTGCAACGACACGACCTTCAGTCACATCACCACCAGCGATTTCAGCAATCAAAGCTGCCGCGTGATCCAATGCCGTAAACGTATCTTCAACGTTCACACCACGTTCGAAACGCGTTGATGCTTCTGAGTGCAAGTTTTGGTCACGAGCAGCGTGACGGATGGCCTTAGGCTCAAAGATAGCCCCTTCCAAAACGATGTTGGTCGTCTTAGCAGTAACTTCAGTTGACTCACCACCCATAACACCAGCAAACATCAACGCTTCATCACCAGCGGCAATCACAATGTCACCTTCTGATGCTTCACGCTCAACGCCGTCCAACGTCTTAATCTTTTCAGCAGGCTTAGCCGTACGAACCGCAATGTCCTTGCTTGGTAATGTATCCAAGTCAAAGGCGTGCAATGGTTGACCGTACGTCAACAACATCAAGTTCGTCACGTCGACAACGTTAGAAATTGGACGAATTCCCATCGTCCACAAACGGCGTTGCAACCACAATGGTGAATCCTTGACTTCAACGTTCTTAACCACACGCAAGGCGTACTTAGGGGCCAAGTCAGCTGGTGCCGTAGCTGAAATCAAGTCTGCCGTCTTCTCTGACGTTTCCGTCAATTCGAACGTTGGCAACGTTGGCTCTTCTGACAAGATGGCTGCAACTTCCCAAGCTGTACCGTTCATTGAGAACAAGTCAGCACGGTTAGGCGTAATACCCGTCTCAAGCACGTCATCATCCATACCCAAAACATGCAAGGCATTCTCACCGGGCGTCAATTCATCTGCATCAACGTCGTTAAAGACCCAGATACCTTCTTCAAAGTCCTTAGGGGCAACCTTGTCGTCAAAGCCAAGCTCTTGCAAAGCCGTCAACATACCGTTTGAGACTTCACCACGGAGCTTACCCTTCTTAATCTTTTGGCCACCGCCAACGATTGAGTTGTGCTTAGCCAAAATAACCGTTTGACCCTCGGCAACGTTTGGGGCACCCGTCACGATTTGGATAGGCTCATCCTCACCAGCGTCCACTTGGGTAATCACCATGTGGTCTGAATCTGGGTGGGGCACAACTGACAATACCTTGGCAATCACGATATTCTTCATGTTTGCTTGTGGTTGGTATTGTCCTTCAATTTCAACAGTCGTACGTGAAATCTTCTCGGCCAACTCGTTAGCTGGCAACTCGATTGGCAAGTAATCACGCAACCAATTTACAGAAACCTTCATTTTGTTTGCTTATCCTTTCTGGTCAAATTGCGTCAAGAAACGCACATCGTTCAAGTAGAAGTTACGGATGTCTTCGACACCATACTTCAACATTGCAAAACGGTCAGGTCCCAAGCCAAAGGCGAATCCGCCGTAAACTTCTGGGTCAACACCGGCCATGCGCAAAACGTTAGGGTGCACCATACCAGCACCAAGCACTTCGATCCACTCGATGTCTTCAGGGGCCATGTCTGGTGTCACAGCGTTCCATGACACGTCAACTTCAACTGAAGGCTCCGTGAATGGGAAGTATGAAGGACGCAAACGAATTTCGTGGTCCTCACCGAACAACTTACGTGCAACTGCCAAAAGCGTTCCCTTCAAGTCACCCATCGTGATGTGCTTGTCGATAACCAATCCTTCCATTTGGTGGAATTGGTGTGAGTGCGTGGCATCGTCTGTGTCACGACGGTAAACGCGACCTGGTGAAACCATCTTCAAAGGTCCAGCATTAAAGTCGTGTGACTCCAATGTACGAGCTTGCACAGGAGACGTTTGCGTACGCATCAAGATTTCAGGCGTGATGTAGAACGTATCTTGCATATCACGGGCTGGGTGATCCTTTGGCAAGTTCATCATCTCAAAGTTGTACTTATCTTGCTCAACTTCAGGACCTTCAATGACTTGGTAACCCATGCCAAGGAATTGGTCTTCCAATGACTCAATGATTTGTTGCAACACGTGTGGTTGACCTTGTACAGTCGCACGACCTGGCAACGTAACATCCAACGTTTCAGCTGCCAATTGGGCATTCAAAGCTGCCTCTTCCAATGACGTTTGACGTGTCGCAATGGCCTCAGTCAAGGCATCGCGTACCTCGTTAGCCAAAGCTCCCACAACAGGTCGCTCTTCTGGCGTCAAATCCTTCATACCGCGCAACACTTCAGTCAACGGTCCCTTTTTACCAAGCCAGTTAACACGCACTTGGTTCAAAGCCTTCAAGTCAGTCGTTGCTTCAATCTCGCCCAATGCTTGATCGCGCAATTGCGTGAGCTCGTCTTGTAAACTCATGGTTTGTCTCCTTAGAAAATAAAATCAAAATAAAAAGTCCCTGCGACAAATAACTTGTCACAGGGACGCTCATTAACGTGGTACCACCCTACTTTAGTCGTCACTTAAGACGACCCTCGGACATCCGTTAACGGTGATGAACCGCAAAGGCCTTGCAACCAATGAACTCCTGACTGAAATTCAGTTTTAATGTCGATGGGATTTTCACCAGCACCCACTCTCTAAAACGACATACCAACTTACTAGGTCATTCAAAGTTTCTTATATTATTGTACAACATTATCAGTCATTCGCAACCGGTATGCAAAAAACCAGCGAACGCGTTCCCTTTGTTCACTGGTTTTAATGTCACTGATTAATTAGGCGTTCCAGTTGTCTGACCATTCGTGAATGGCAGCCATCATAGGACGCATTGACTCACCACGCTCAGTCAAAGCGTATTCAATCAATGATGAGTCTTCATATGTACGACGCTCAACGATTCCAGCTGCTTCCAATTCCTTCAAACGCTCAACCAAAACACGGTCTGAGCACTTCGTCACAGCTTGCGCCAAATCCTTGAAACGACGTGGGCCGTTGTTCAACAATACTTCGATGATCAAGCCATTCCACTTACGTCCCAAGATATCAAACGTTGCGATAAACTTGTCGCACAATGTGTTTGCTACTACTTCATGTGATGCTACTGCCATAATTACTGTCTCCTAATACTCTAGTTCTAATCGGATTTTTATTTACATTTTATAAGTGATTTAATTGTAACGCTCTTCACAAATTAAGTCACGTTTCCGTACTCGGAAAAAGGACAACTTGTGTGACGCGTCTCTGTTTTTTTCTCACTTTTGATACTTACATTATAAAACCAGAATTGTGATTTTTTTACGAATAAACTCTGCACGAAATAAAGACAAACTATGCACGAGCCTTGATTTACATAGGGTTAAACGTTTTAAACGGTTGTCGAATTGACGTTTTTCAATACAAAAATTGTCCTTCTAAAACGATTAACTATGAAGACGATTTTTTTGAGGTGTATACTAAAAATTAGTTTTTCCACGGTTGCTATTGCTCTAAGCCTCCTGGATAAACCCAGGAGACAAGACCAAGGACGCCCCTGATAAGGGCGACTTGGTCACGTCGGAGGTTAAAAACCTCCAACATTTCCAGTCTACTTTATTAGAAAGTCAGGTGTTTATTACGTCTCAAAAATCAAATTCCCGTATCTTTAATGCAACGTTTATTCAGCTCTTTGTTATTCAAATTTTGAGCATGGTGACGTTCTATAGTCTTTTTGTCATTATTGGCCCCTACACTGTGGCAACGTATCATGTCAGCAATGCCATGGCTGGTCTGGTGACCGGTATGACAATTATTGGTACGATGATTGCGCGCTTTTCAGCTGGTATCTTAACCACCAAGTTCAGTGCGCGCCAATTGACCATCATTAGTATGGCAATTTTGGTCCCTGTGCTACTGGCCTATCAGCTACAAGGCGGTTTGATTTATTTGCTTGTTGTCCGTTTCATCCAAGGATTATCAGTCGGGATTACCGGTACTGTGACAAACACAGCTGTCATCAACGTCATTTCAACCGAACGACGTGCTGAAGGAATTGCCTACTTCTCTTTGGCTACAATCCTCGGTACGGCGTTCGGTCCTTTCTTGGCTTTGTTGATCACGCAACATGCTTCATATAGTACACTATTCTGGCTTGAGTTCTTGACTGGTTTGGTCGCTTTAATCGCATCCCTATTCGTCAAGTCAGACAAGGTTTACATTGAAACAAAGCCGGTCGCTAAGGAAGCCAGCCAACGTTTCGACATTCGTACCTTGATGGAGCCACGTGTATTGCCAATTTCATTGACCCTTGGTTTCGTGACAATTGGTTACGCTGCTTTGCAAGCCGACTTGGATTTCTTTGCGAGTCAATTGCACTTGGTGACGTTCGCGTCATACTTCTTCTTGGTTTACGCTTTCGTCATCTTGCTATCTCGTCCGCTCGTTGGTCGCTTGATGGATCGCAAGAACGAAAACTACGTCATTTATCCATCATTGGTTATTCTAGCAATCGGTTTGCTACTATTGGCCACAATGGTAAACGGTTGGATGATGTTGCTAGCTGCCATCTTCATCGGTGTCGGTTTCGGTAACTTCCAGTCTGCGGTTCAATCAACCACCTCACAAATAATTCCGGCTGACCGTTTGACGCAAGCCACAGCAACCTACTTCATTGCCTATGAAGCATCACTTGGTTTTGGTCCTTCAATTATCGGACTTTTCGAGCCTTACCTTGGTTATCGTCACCTCTTTATGGTCATGGTCGCCATTACGGTAATCGGCTTGGTCGTCTACCACTTGGTACACGGTCGCCGTGTGAAAGCATAATAAAAGAGCGCATCGTTGGATGCGCTCTTTTATTATGCTTTAATGTGCGTGGAATAGTCGCTTGACGCGGGCTGATGCCGGTGAGAAAAACTCAGCGACCGCCATATAATCATCGACCAAATCCAGCAAAAAGCTTTCGCGATAATGTGGTAGCGCAGCCGTTGCGCCCCACATGTGTTTCAGGATAATATCCTTTTCCATCGGTGATAGCTGCGTAATCTTCTCGGCGTTTCGTAGTGAAACACGGGGATGAATAAACGCATGCGTTCCTAGCTCGAACTTCGTGGTACGCCAATCATAAAAGAAGAGATCGTGCAAAATACCAGCTCGTGCGACCGCAGTTGCATTCAAGCCAAGACGTAATGCCCACTTGTAGCTCACATATGAAACCGCAATTGAATGGGTTAGCCGATCCGAGTGGTGGTGTTGGGTGTAATTAGCCAACTCTTGCACTTGGGGATGGGCCAACAAATCTTTCACGATATTATAATACGCGGTATCGCGTTGCCAATCTTGCATATAAAAGCCCCCTCTTTGCATGATTAACAGTACCTTATCAACCTCAAACTAGGCTTTAGCGTGCCTTCAACGCGAACATCGCAATACCAGCTGCCACACCAACGTTTAGTGATTCAGCTTGGCCAGAAATTGGGATGTAAAGATTCTTCGTTGTCATCTTGGCCAATTCAGGATTCATACCTTGACCTTCGTTTCCCATAATCAACGCAAATTGTGTTTGCGCTGGAATAGTGAACAAGTCGGCGGCTTCTGGATCCAATTGTGTACCATAGACGTTCATGTCGTTTTGCGTAAATGCTGCCGTCCACTCTTGCAAGTTTCCAGTCGTCAACGTCATGTGGAATTGTGATCCTTGCATAGCACGCAATGCCTTTGGTGAATAAGGATCAACTGATCCATCCCCAAACACAACACCGGCAAAGCCAGCTGCGTCTGCCGTACGAATCATTGTCCCAACATTACCTGGATCTTGAATCGCATCTAAGAACAACCAAGCCCCGTCGTGAATAAATTGTGGCTCACGCGTTGCTGTTGGCAATGAGACTTCCGCAAAGATACCTTGTGGCGTTACCAAGTCTGATAGCTTCTTAGCGATATCGGCCGTAATTTCAAATACCGGTACCCCAAGTGGCAAGTCATCTTGGTGTTCTGCCAATTGTTCTGGTGTTGCCATAATCGCGTGCAACTTACCATCGTGTTGAATGGCCTCTTGGACCAAATGCCAGCCATCAAGCAAATATGTCTTACTTGCTTGGCGACCCTTCTTCGTTTGCAACTTTTGCCATGACTTAACACGGCCATTTTGTACTGATGTAATAGTTTCCATAAGAGTTATTATACTCTGAAACTGGTAAACTTGCCTATGTTATAATTTATTGAGATTGAATGAGACTGTTTTTCAGTTAGGAAAGAAGGAAAAACAATGCCAGTTTTGGATATGAATGATGCAGCTGCTGTTGAACGTTTTACGACGTTTGTCCGCAACTCAAAGTTCGGCCAAGTGACACAAGACTTGGGCTGGGCACATGTTAAGAACAATTGGGAGCCACGCCACGCGTACGTTGAAGACGCTGACGGCAACATCATCGCTGCCATTTCACTATTGTTGACACAAACGCCAACCGGTAAGAAGTTTGCCTACGCATCAAAGGGACCAGTGATGGACGTTACTGACCTTGATTTGTTGGATAAGTTGGTTGCGGAAGCTAAGCTCGCCGTAGCCGATGATGATGTGTACGTCATTCGTATGGATCCTGAGGTGCCTTACTCAGATGAGTTTAATGACGCTTTGCGTGCCCGCGGTTACGAAACACGTAACCGTAATGTGGCTGACCAAGGGATGCACGCCACAATCCAACCACGTTTGAACATGGTGATTGATTTGACGGCTAAGCCAGATGCCAAGGAAACGTTGGATTTGTACCCTTCTAAGACGAAGTCAAAGTTGAAGCGTCCCGTACGCGATGGCGTGACTGTTCGTTGGGCCAACGACGAAGCTGCCGTTGATGCCTTCTTCGAGACATACGCCGGTATGGCCCAACGTCACGGTATCTCACACCGCCCAAAGGAATACTTTGAGCGTATGCGTGAAGCCTTTGCTGATGATGATATCATGCGTATCTACATTGCCGAACGTGAAGGCGAATTGCTTTCAACTGGCATGGGCTTTAAGTATGGTGACAAGATTTGGTACATGTATGCCGGTTCATTCGACGGTAACATCTACTACGCACCATACGCTGTTCAAACGGCTATGATTCAATGGGCCATGGATTCAGGTGTTTCATTGTACGACATGGGTGGTATTGAAGAAGCGTCAGATCAAGATGGTTTGTTCGTCTTCAAGCGTACATTCGTTAAGGATGACCCACGTGAATACATCGGTGAAATCGACGTCGTTGTTGACGAAGACGCCTACACAGAATTAGTTCGCAAATAAACAAAATGCAGTCTGCCAAAATCGGTAGACTGCATTTTTTGTTTTACAACGCATCCATTGCGATACGAATAATTTTCGTCATCCCCGCGTTTGGTGTCACTTGAATATTTTGTCCGGCTCGTTGCGCTTCCCACGCAGCCTTAACCGTATGGTGATGTGAGCCGTTAATCAAGACGATGCCGACATCATATCGGTTCGCTTGAATTTCATCAATCACCTTACTCTCCGTGTACTTAGAACCATCTAGCCAGGTTGCTTGTCCGCCAACTTCATTGATCTTGTTGGCGGCATTCTTGGCATTGGCACCAAACCAAGACACAATCAACACACGCTTACCAAACAGACTTCGCTCGAGCTCACTGTCAGTGGTACTCTTTTCATCTTCGGTAACCTTTATTTCTGGCAACTTACCAAGACTGCGCAACAGTTGTACAGCATGCGTGTCTGTTCGAACTCGTGCTGAATACGTCTCTTCCGCATTCAAACTCGCTTCATCAAGGCCGTTGGTATCAATTTGATTCATGCCAGCCAAGTGACCTTGCGTATCAATAAAGTAGCGATCATCATCTTCAACATAGAAGCGCCCCTGAACTGGCATCCACA harbors:
- a CDS encoding MFS transporter, translating into MVTFYSLFVIIGPYTVATYHVSNAMAGLVTGMTIIGTMIARFSAGILTTKFSARQLTIISMAILVPVLLAYQLQGGLIYLLVVRFIQGLSVGITGTVTNTAVINVISTERRAEGIAYFSLATILGTAFGPFLALLITQHASYSTLFWLEFLTGLVALIASLFVKSDKVYIETKPVAKEASQRFDIRTLMEPRVLPISLTLGFVTIGYAALQADLDFFASQLHLVTFASYFFLVYAFVILLSRPLVGRLMDRKNENYVIYPSLVILAIGLLLLATMVNGWMMLLAAIFIGVGFGNFQSAVQSTTSQIIPADRLTQATATYFIAYEASLGFGPSIIGLFEPYLGYRHLFMVMVAITVIGLVVYHLVHGRRVKA
- the pheS gene encoding phenylalanine--tRNA ligase subunit alpha translates to MSLQDELTQLRDQALGEIEATTDLKALNQVRVNWLGKKGPLTEVLRGMKDLTPEERPVVGALANEVRDALTEAIATRQTSLEEAALNAQLAAETLDVTLPGRATVQGQPHVLQQIIESLEDQFLGMGYQVIEGPEVEQDKYNFEMMNLPKDHPARDMQDTFYITPEILMRTQTSPVQARTLESHDFNAGPLKMVSPGRVYRRDTDDATHSHQFHQMEGLVIDKHITMGDLKGTLLAVARKLFGEDHEIRLRPSYFPFTEPSVEVDVSWNAVTPDMAPEDIEWIEVLGAGMVHPNVLRMAGVDPEVYGGFAFGLGPDRFAMLKYGVEDIRNFYLNDVRFLTQFDQKG
- the pheT gene encoding phenylalanine--tRNA ligase subunit beta, yielding MKVSVNWLRDYLPIELPANELAEKISRTTVEIEGQYQPQANMKNIVIAKVLSVVPHPDSDHMVITQVDAGEDEPIQIVTGAPNVAEGQTVILAKHNSIVGGGQKIKKGKLRGEVSNGMLTALQELGFDDKVAPKDFEEGIWVFNDVDADELTPGENALHVLGMDDDVLETGITPNRADLFSMNGTAWEVAAILSEEPTLPTFELTETSEKTADLISATAPADLAPKYALRVVKNVEVKDSPLWLQRRLWTMGIRPISNVVDVTNLMLLTYGQPLHAFDLDTLPSKDIAVRTAKPAEKIKTLDGVEREASEGDIVIAAGDEALMFAGVMGGESTEVTAKTTNIVLEGAIFEPKAIRHAARDQNLHSEASTRFERGVNVEDTFTALDHAAALIAEIAGGDVTEGRVVAQDFEYEAPVVKVTTAHVNHVLGTEITDAEISAIFDRLFFDYELNDGEFTVTVPARRWDITIEADLVEEIARLYGYDNLPATLPTGETTPGKLTPKQALIRATRHDLEGLGLNQAISYVLTTPEKANNFQMHDGQPIQLDYPMSQDRQQTRGSLLTGLLDDVAYNVARKQADVALYEQGRVFVSNGDANQLPAEIEHVAGVITGNVLPRTWAEGAQKADFFALKGIVERLLANYVLAEDVRFVPTTERAEMHPGRTADIYVGETLIGFIGQVHPLTAKAYKVNETYAFELNLDAIFDLPKVKDGYEVVSRFPAVSRDLAILVDRDVPAADLRAAIVVAGGELLHDVELFDVYTGENVADDKKSLAYALTFVDVEKTLVDEDINAAVENITAALADQFSAEIR
- a CDS encoding HD domain-containing protein, producing MQDWQRDTAYYNIVKDLLAHPQVQELANYTQHHHSDRLTHSIAVSYVSYKWALRLGLNATAVARAGILHDLFFYDWRTTKFELGTHAFIHPRVSLRNAEKITQLSPMEKDIILKHMWGATAALPHYRESFLLDLVDDYMAVAEFFSPASARVKRLFHAH
- a CDS encoding TrmH family RNA methyltransferase, encoding METITSVQNGRVKSWQKLQTKKGRQASKTYLLDGWHLVQEAIQHDGKLHAIMATPEQLAEHQDDLPLGVPVFEITADIAKKLSDLVTPQGIFAEVSLPTATREPQFIHDGAWLFLDAIQDPGNVGTMIRTADAAGFAGVVFGDGSVDPYSPKALRAMQGSQFHMTLTTGNLQEWTAAFTQNDMNVYGTQLDPEAADLFTIPAQTQFALIMGNEGQGMNPELAKMTTKNLYIPISGQAESLNVGVAAGIAMFALKAR
- a CDS encoding winged helix-turn-helix transcriptional regulator codes for the protein MAVASHEVVANTLCDKFIATFDILGRKWNGLIIEVLLNNGPRRFKDLAQAVTKCSDRVLVERLKELEAAGIVERRTYEDSSLIEYALTERGESMRPMMAAIHEWSDNWNA
- a CDS encoding lipid II:glycine glycyltransferase FemX; its protein translation is MPVLDMNDAAAVERFTTFVRNSKFGQVTQDLGWAHVKNNWEPRHAYVEDADGNIIAAISLLLTQTPTGKKFAYASKGPVMDVTDLDLLDKLVAEAKLAVADDDVYVIRMDPEVPYSDEFNDALRARGYETRNRNVADQGMHATIQPRLNMVIDLTAKPDAKETLDLYPSKTKSKLKRPVRDGVTVRWANDEAAVDAFFETYAGMAQRHGISHRPKEYFERMREAFADDDIMRIYIAEREGELLSTGMGFKYGDKIWYMYAGSFDGNIYYAPYAVQTAMIQWAMDSGVSLYDMGGIEEASDQDGLFVFKRTFVKDDPREYIGEIDVVVDEDAYTELVRK